The uncultured Carboxylicivirga sp. genomic interval TGATTAGAGGAGATAATAGTGCGAAAACAGAAAAGAAAGTATCGTTTAGTGGTTTAAATCTTGATGATAATGAGAAACAGTTAATTGAACAGGCTTTGAAAGAAAGCGATTTAAATCAAACTCAAGCCGCTGCTTTGTTAGGAATTAGTCGCGATGCTATGAAACGTAAGATTAAGAAATTTGGAATCGAGATTGTAAAAGATATTCAATAGCAGAAAAGGCCTGTTCGAAACATCGAGCAGGCCTTTCTTACCAATGGAATATATAAACAACGGCTATGTTGTACTAATTACTAACAGCATCAGGTGCTAACTCATTCATGGCTTTTTGTAATGTGCCTTGTCCGATATTTGGAGCGGTAACATTTCCAGGTCCGGCGATACAACCGCCTTCGCAAGCCATCACTTCAATAAAATCCAGAGCAGGTTCTTTTTTTGTATAGGCTTTTAATAGCTTGATACTCTTCTTATTTAAACCATTAATAACTTGTGATCTTATTTTGGTGTCTTCATTTAAATTCAAAAGAATGGACTGATGAACACCTCCCGAAGCTGCAAAACCTCTGTTTTCAGGTTTTAAGTCACGATTTACAATATCGGTGTTTTCATAGCTGGTCGGATCAATTTTTAAGGCTGTCCAGATAGAACCAATTTCTTCAGTTGTAATTACATAATCAACCAAACCCGATAAGTATGCTTCTCTGCGTTTAGCCAAACAAGGCCCAATAAATACTGTAGCATAATCGGGGTAATCCTGTTTTGCTTTTTGTGCAGTATAATACATAGGAGTAGGAGTGTGGCTAATATGTTCTTTTAATTTTGGAATATGGTTTTCGGCCAGATACACATACGACGGACAGCATGAAGTTGTCATAAATGGTTTCTGCTCCTTAATGTTTTCCAATAATTCGCGAGTTTCTTCTTTAGTTGTCATTTCAGCTCCTTCGGCAACTTCTATTACTTCATCAAAACCAATAGCTTTAATGGCTTCTAAAATCTGGCTGCTCGATGCTTTGTATTGGCTTAAGATGGCAGGAGCAACCATGGCCACTGTTTTTTGTTTTTTTGTTTTTAATGCGTTGTAAAAGTGTAACACTTGTGATTTTTCGGCAATAGCGCCAAACGGACAAGCATTCA includes:
- a CDS encoding monomeric [FeFe] hydrogenase encodes the protein MTYYNNAVRTKRELLVRLIQLLDSNQLFDQIDRIPLEMRPRTKAPIRCCVHKDRAVLKYKIMAAMGLDISDEEDELTPLRDYALKAIEGIESNGEFLTIVDEACSSCVQVNYTVSNLCQGCEGRPCQVNCPKNAITVINGKANIDHQACVNCGLCQKACPFHAIAYLPVPCEESCPVKAIRKDENGVQTIDFDKCIHCGKCMNACPFGAIAEKSQVLHFYNALKTKKQKTVAMVAPAILSQYKASSSQILEAIKAIGFDEVIEVAEGAEMTTKEETRELLENIKEQKPFMTTSCCPSYVYLAENHIPKLKEHISHTPTPMYYTAQKAKQDYPDYATVFIGPCLAKRREAYLSGLVDYVITTEEIGSIWTALKIDPTSYENTDIVNRDLKPENRGFAASGGVHQSILLNLNEDTKIRSQVINGLNKKSIKLLKAYTKKEPALDFIEVMACEGGCIAGPGNVTAPNIGQGTLQKAMNELAPDAVSN